A single genomic interval of Spirosoma linguale DSM 74 harbors:
- a CDS encoding hypothetical protein (KEGG: dol:Dole_1128 hypothetical protein) — protein MNIADDEVLSLLKSLNRYKVQFLLVGGMAGVVHGHIRTTQDMDLWLKSDAETKASLILALKENNVVGADYLKDVPLLFGLTTVAVGKYGFTLDMGYQLKAFRDVDFEACYERAIDIVFDEVPFKVIQLNDLITEKLATGRPKYLNDVDELIKIKKDRNAD, from the coding sequence ATGAACATTGCCGATGATGAGGTTCTGTCTCTATTGAAAAGTTTGAACCGGTATAAAGTTCAGTTTTTATTGGTAGGGGGCATGGCGGGTGTTGTGCATGGACATATTCGAACAACCCAGGATATGGATTTATGGCTAAAATCCGATGCGGAAACGAAAGCGAGTTTAATTCTTGCCCTCAAAGAGAACAATGTAGTGGGTGCTGACTACCTGAAAGATGTACCATTACTATTTGGCTTGACAACGGTTGCTGTTGGGAAATATGGGTTCACATTGGATATGGGTTATCAATTAAAGGCGTTTCGTGATGTTGATTTTGAGGCCTGTTACGAACGGGCAATTGACATAGTATTTGACGAAGTGCCGTTTAAAGTTATCCAGCTAAATGACCTGATAACGGAGAAGTTGGCGACCGGACGGCCAAAGTATCTGAATGACGTTGACGAGTTAATTAAAATCAAAAAAGACAGGAACGCCGACTAA